GAAGTCCGTTAATAGAATGACCAATTCATGCACATGCCCCGTATGCaactaaaaaaatcaagattGAAGACCGTCGCGACGGATTTTTTTCAGAACCAAAAGGGCTCGTTAGCCTCCACAGGCAGATGAATACAATAGGGACAACTAGTTAATGTATTGAGTAATTGCCAATACTCATTTTTAAGTGGAGCAATATAGATAAGAGCCTACCAATTGTAATTTAGGGAAAGATATGGGCTCTCAAGATATTGCCGACGGCAATGACGTATACTTTTCAGGATTACAAAACATGTGGGACCGTATTTGGGAGTTTCCTGGAGGTTTAGATAAGTGCTCATCCGAATCAGATCTTGTTATCCTAGGAATGCATTATAAAGTAAACGACGAAAATCAAGAGGATGAAAAAAGTGAGGAGCAAAGTGGTATATCAAAATGTGCTGGTAGAGCTACCTATGAAAAGATAGAAAATTCTGAAAACTCCGAAGATCAGTTGATTAATGTCAACTATGATAAGATTTTAGATGATAAGAATACAGGTGACGAGCCAGAAAAGTTTGACAACAATGCCATTGACAACATAAAAATgtttatgaaaaaaatatcagacACCACATACCAGAAGTTCCATTCTGAATTGAATTATACCTATCCTCAGAATGCCTTAGATGATCTTCAAACTAGGTTATGGTTTACGTACCGATATGGGTTTCCATTAATAAaatatgatgaaaatgggTCGCCTCCGATACACCTTGGCGCAATTTTGAGAGGGAACATGGATATACAAAATTTCGGGAAAGGATTCACATCAGACTCGGGTTGGGGTTGTATGATCCGAACTAGTCAAACTCTTTTGGCAAATGCTTTAGTGAGTTTAAAGTTaggaagaaattggagaTTACAAGGTTCAGCACCTGAAGACATGAAGGTCCATTGGGAAATTGTCGAGCAATTTGCTGACTCCCCTGATGCAAGATTCTCCATCCACAATATGGTTTTATACGCCGCCAAGTATTGTGGACGAAGGCCAGGGGAGTGGTTTGGTCCTTCAAACGCCGCCAGAAGTATAGAAATGCTTTGCAACGAGTCACAAGTCGACACTAATCTAAAAGTGTATATATCCTCTGATTCAGGAGATATATACGAAGaagatttgttgaattcaTGTTATGAGAAAAATATAGACAAGTTTACCCCTGTACTTATTCTTTGTGGTGTGAGATTAGGAGTTCATAATATTAACAAGATTTATTGGGAATTCTTGAAGTTAACACTTGATTTACCCTATAGCGTTGGTATTGCTGGTGGCAGGCCTTCGTCTTCACATTACTTTTTGGGATGCCAAGCAGACTACCTGTTATATTTGGACCCGCATATACCCCAGCAAGCGATACTCTTGAATGATCTAAAAAAAGCAGGTAGCAGTGActataaatcaaaaatgcTTGGAACTCTGCATACcaccaaaatcaaactaCTAAGTCTTGGAAAGGTAGATCCATCAATGCTTATAGGATTTTTAGTCAAAACACGAGAAGAGTATAATGATTTACggcaaaaaataaacttgtTTCCTTCCAATCGAAGGtttctcaatttctctAACTCTAAACCAGTAATAAGAAGAACTAGTTCAGTggaagatgatattgatggttttgttgatttgacGATGGAATCTGGGGATGAGTTTTTAGAACATGGAGAAataattgatgatattgacaataaaatcaaagatatgGCAGAAGACAAGCATCAAGAACTTGCTGAGTACGAAAAATTGGAACATGCTGAAATAAAAGACGAACctattgttgaaatagAGAAGATCGATACTCCGGTGAAGCTACAATCAGAGCGGAGTGGCAAGTataataatgaaatattTGCCAGTGATGGTATCATTGAAGTTGAGGACATCAATAACGAGAGTATTGTATTTGTTTCTGAGTGTGGAAAAATTCTGACTGATACATCATCTGTACGTTAGTTGTTGactgtttcaattttagtaACTTATACTCCACGATTTTCGTTACTCTATGTACTATGGAGCATAATAAGGAATTAATTGTCGCacaattttatattttagGTTACCGCACGATAAAACTTGTGTCGATTTTTTCCCCTCCTTAAACTAACGCGTGTTGGAGCTATGGGAAGAGTAATTGAATGTTAATTTCGTGTCTCGCAATTTGAAACCTTTCTACGAAGACTCTAGAGATATATCCGGGAGCAGATTAGAGAGGCTCAAGCAACTAGCAATGAGTACAATAGAAGATGATGTTTTTTACGAGCAAGATGAGTTGGATTTTGAGGAACtaatagagaaaaatatGGATAGTAACTTTGAAGACGATGAGAATATCGATAAAGATCTTCTCTCAGACCTAGAGGAATATGAGGACGAAGAAGTTGACggaagcaaagagaagataaaaagagaagaaagattgcagcaaaaaatgaatatgACCAAGAATCCCTTGACTTCTGTGTCTCTAACCGCTACTAAGGATGAAGACCATATTAAGCGTAGAGTTGCAATGCTTTGTTCAGCACTTGGTGGGTTCGACTTGAATCCGCCGCAAGATTACATTCTTGGTATTGAGGCAGCTGGATGTTTACGTGATATAAAAAGATTATTGAAGGTTGtagatgaagaaaagaacGTGCATGTTGTGGCTTCAGCATGCCATGATAGCGGTTTATTAATCAACGATCTGGTTCCAATAGTTGTTCAATTTGGGACTACAGATGTTGCAAATGCAGATCCGGATATAATTAAACTATTACTATCGTGTTTGGAACTAATAACTAAG
The window above is part of the Pichia kudriavzevii chromosome 1, complete sequence genome. Proteins encoded here:
- a CDS encoding uncharacterized protein (PKUD0A02030; similar to Saccharomyces cerevisiae YNL223W (ATG4); ancestral locus Anc_2.18), with the translated sequence MGSQDIADGNDVYFSGLQNMWDRIWEFPGGLDKCSSESDLVILGMHYKVNDENQEDEKSEEQSGISKCAGRATYEKIENSENSEDQLINVNYDKILDDKNTGDEPEKFDNNAIDNIKMFMKKISDTTYQKFHSELNYTYPQNALDDLQTRLWFTYRYGFPLIKYDENGSPPIHLGAILRGNMDIQNFGKGFTSDSGWGCMIRTSQTLLANALVSLKLGRNWRLQGSAPEDMKVHWEIVEQFADSPDARFSIHNMVLYAAKYCGRRPGEWFGPSNAARSIEMLCNESQVDTNLKVYISSDSGDIYEEDLLNSCYEKNIDKFTPVLILCGVRLGVHNINKIYWEFLKLTLDLPYSVGIAGGRPSSSHYFLGCQADYLLYLDPHIPQQAILLNDLKKAGSSDYKSKMLGTLHTTKIKLLSLGKVDPSMLIGFLVKTREEYNDLRQKINLFPSNRRFLNFSNSKPVIRRTSSVEDDIDGFVDLTMESGDEFLEHGEIIDDIDNKIKDMAEDKHQELAEYEKLEHAEIKDEPIVEIEKIDTPVKLQSERSGKYNNEIFASDGIIEVEDINNESIVFVSECGKILTDTSSVR